The DNA region tactcggaaaccataatgagaaatgcgcttgaagactacgaaggaggcataactgctggaggacaaaagatcactaatctcagatatgccgacgatgtggttttaatcgctggaagtatggagggcctccaaacattagtatcaaaagtaaaagctgagagtgaaaaagtgggactgtacctaaatgctaagaaaacaaaggtcatgaagtgtcaaaaagccccgtctgatcaagaaatcctactagacggagttgccctagataatgtcactgaatttacttaccttggagcaactttcaccaataatggagacgactcccaagagatcaaaagaagaattggtattgcaaagaatgcaaccatcgcactaagcaatgtgtggaaagacagacatatcactctaaacacaaagaagcggcttctcaaatcacttgttttccccatcgcatcatacggctcagaatgttgggttttaaaagctacagatcggaaaagattagaaagttttgaactatggtgttacagaagagtccttaggataagctggattgagaaaaagactaaatatcgaaaaaagattacttgacattttggatgaaagaaaactaacttttattggacaccaggttcggaaacacaatactctggaaagaacgctactaattggatcagtctatggtacaagaacgagaggaaggcctaaaactagattgagtgacaatatcatggggatgtgcgggctaacgatggtggagttggaaaagaaggctcaagaccggaatgaatggagaagttttgtgcagagggccacggccgttcgacatcgaacaccccgcaCTTGATGATGATGTATAAATTTCTGAGAAAGACAATTTAGGAAGTCTGAAATCTCTAAATGCCACCCAGGAGAACTGTGGGGGCCGGGCAGAACCCTCACatttttaaaaattcatttaaaaggaACATTAAtaccagcagaatggcagctacgCATGAAAAAGACTAAGACCAAAGAAAATctcaccttgaaaataatcaacaaagaattgaaGCATTAAGAAATcagggaaaataaataaaagtataactCGACCTCAGACTAATAAGCAGAGAATGATTGCTCAGTAAAACCAACAAACACCggaagaagaagagaataatcgctctattgatagagtcaggcgtgcagaagttagagcacgCTCGTTTGATGCAGAATAATAGCGTTTTGGTGCCTTCACCCATTACTCAAGACATAGGTATGAAACAGAAGAGATAGTACAAATTGGCATAATGACAGAAAAATATAATCACTGTggtgctctgaaatggaagaataAACCTCCTGGATTGCGACGTTCGCGGATGAGGGAAAGTTAGGCTGCCTTTGTTACAAATATCataggaaatgtttcatcttcatAGATGCAGTTTCCATAAATGAAATCTTGAGGAATAAGAGTATCGAGGAGTAAAACACATGTTGTTCAGAAGGAGTCATCACAGAGATTAACATACAAGAATTGACCAGTTGCATATACTAacattgctttttaatcctacacccgGGTATCGCCGGGTATCTGTGTTAATATTCACTAAAAcgcaatctattaaaaaaaaaaaaaaaaaaaaaaaaaaaaaaaaaaaaaaaaaaaaaaaactttagctatTAAGTTACTCAGATATTCTTTAAAACTAAAAAGtctaaatatgatattttttttagataatagttATTTCGGGATTCAACATATTCTTGGATAAGCATTATCAAATTAGAAAATTATCAGAACTTTACCTAAATAAGTCATTTTTGCGGAAGAACATGTTTCATAGGTAAagcattctttattattattattattattattattattattattatctctctatttatcattattattgtcattattattactattattaaatttaCCGTTctttgttcaattagtttatttccttatttcctttcctaaatgggctatttttccttgttggaacccttgggatttttagcttcctgcttttccaactagagttgtagcttagctagaaatagtaatgataataatgttattgttttattattgatatttgcatcatcatccttataatgcttatcattattattactgtattattacctccaccaagtaggttatattttcgagtcggtttatttatgtgtctgtggacaggattacgtcaaaactgctcaacggattttgacgaaattttcacaccAGATAGTTCGTAGGTTATGGACGACCTCATTAAttattggagatgatccggatctagatccggatttgcatttttcacaattgtcAAGATTTCGTCAAAAGAAgttgacgaattttgacgaaatttccaccacagataaatcttagatcATGGACTTCAActtttggagatttttcatgaatTCAAAGAGTACGTCAAAACAAAATGACGTATTGGATTTtctccaaattttaacaatggatacatatgcatcggaagaaaccatgaaattttagaggtgatacggatcaagatcacgattctggatcaacattgcacttttcaccatctactataTTCATGAACAGTTGGATGTGATGTCCGTAGAGTTTAGGTAAATCTTAGCAATATCCATTGATGGAggttagaaatctctgattgctcttcttatcattattgttgttgttgttgttgtagttgttagttagttagttatttaacATCACTTTacagaatgaaaaagaaattagatCATTTGCTTCACACGAAGGACATATTCATCCAAACATTTCTCATAAAAAATACTTAGTAAGAAAGAATATCATGTTATATGTAAGAAAGAATATCACGTTACATTCCCCGAAGGGTTCACCTGTGTGCTAGTTCCAACGTATTCTGACGACGGCATTTGAATTATAGATTAGCTGATCTTACACTTCAGCATCTGTCAATGGGACGGGTCAGTCCCTCTCGCTAAGATGTCATATTTAAGGATGAACAGGTTATCGCAGACTCAAAGGTTTTTCTTATAATATGAAtgcgtttttttattattattattatattttaggtACAATATCTGTTAATTGGCATTGAAATTATTAGAAAGGATTTTTTTAATTCTGGAAGGAAGAGTAGGGAGTGAAATAAtttttggtcattattattattattattattattattattattattattattattattattattattattattattattattattattattattaaatgagatATTAAAAAATCGTTTGTAATttgatattattactgtttttgttgttgtgatcATCAAAATTCTTATTAAATGAGATCTTTGCAATAAgagttttttttacttattattattattattattattattattattattattattattattattattattattattattattattattattattattattattaaaggagatATTCGCATTGATAAATTAGATTTATGTTCTGTGTAAACAATCAAACTATTTCCTTCATAGCAAGAATGATTGTTGCTTAGAAAATTTTCTCAAAGGAGAAAAGAGAAATAGGAAATAGGTGGAAATAAATATGATAGATAAAGGAACAAAAACCAATGACGaaataaattagaaaatttaaCGGGAATTTTCAATACAAAGTATGCCACATGCAATCATGTTCCAGTGGAGTCCTATAAATGGACATTAAAtggacaaaaaagaaagaaaattcctgcttaaagaattatacatatgcatacctGTCAATGCCCTCTATCTCAGCAAAGGCCTCCCCCTCAATCCCCTAAACTCTGTCAAGGTCCCCAACTCCCTTCCATGCCAATATCCCCTATCTCGGCCAAGGCCAACCCCTCAATCCCCTAATCTCTGCCAAGGTCCCCACCTCCCTTCCCTGCCAATGCCCCCTATCTCTGGAAAGGCCTCCCCCTCAATCCCCTAATCTCTGTCAAGGTCCCCACCTCCTTTCCCTGCCAATGCCCCCTATCTCGGCTAAGGCCTCCCCTCCATCCCTGATCTCTACCAATGTCCCCATCTCCCTTCCCTGCCAATGCCCCCTATCTCTCCAATGGCCTCCCCTTCAATCCCCTGATCTCTGCCAAGGTCCCCACCTCCCTTCCATTTCAATGCCCCCTATCTCTACGAAGGTGTACCCCTTAATCCCCTAATCTCTGCCAAGTCCCCCACCTCATTTCAATGCCCATACCCCCAATATCGGCCAAGGCCTCCACCTCAACCCCTAATCTCTGCCAAGGTCCCCACCTCCCTTCTCTTTCAATGCCCCCTATATCTGCAAAGGCCTCCTCCTCAATCCCCTAATCTCTGCCAAGGTCCCCACCTCCCTTCCCTGTCAATGCCTCAATCTCTGCAAAGGCCTCCCCTTCAATCCCCTAATCTCTGTCAAGATCCCCACCTCCTTTCCCTGTCAATGCCCCCTATCTCTGCCAGGCCTCCCCCTCCACCCCTAATCTCTGCCAAGGTCCCCACCTCCCTTCCCTGCCAATGCCCCCTATCTCGGCTAAGGCCTCCCCCTCCATCCCTAATCTCCACCAATGTCCCCATCTCCCTTCCCTGCCAATGCCCCCTATCTCTCCAATGGACTCCCCTTCAATCCCCTGATCTCTGCCAAGGTCCCCACCTCCCTCCCATTTCAATGCCCCCTATCTCTGCGAAGGTGAACCCCTTAATCCCCTAATCTCTGCCAAGTCCCCACCTCACTTCAATGCCCATACCCCCAATATCGGCCAAGGCCTCCACCCTAGCCTCCACCTCAACCCCTAATCTCTGCCAAGGTCCCCACCTCCCTTCTCTTTCAATGCCCCCTATATCTGCAAAGGCCTCCCCCTCAATCCCCTAATCTCTGCCAAGGTCCCCACCTCCCTTCCCTGTCAATGCCTCAATCTCTGCAAAGGCCTCCCCTTCAATCCCCTAATCTCTGTCAAGATCCCCACCTCCTTTCCCTGCCAATGCCCCCTATCTCTGCCAGGCCTCCCCCTCCACCCCTAATCTCTGCCAAGGTCCCCACCTCCCTTCCCTGCCAATGCCCCTTATCTCGGCTATGGCCTCCCCCTCCATCCTTAATCTCTGCCAAGGTCCCCATCTCCCCTCCCTGCCAATGCCCCCTATCTCTCCAATGGCCTCCCCCTCAATCCTGTAATCTCTGCCAAGGTCCCCACCTCCCTTACCTTTCAATGCCCCCTATCTCTGCAAAGTGGTCCCCCTCAACCCCCTAATCTCTGCCAAGTTCCCCATCTCCCTTCAATGCCCATACCTGCAATCTCAGCCAAGGTATCCTCCTCAACCCCTAATCTCTGCCAAGGTCCCCACCCCCCTTCCCTTTCAATGCCCCCTATATCTATAAAGGCCTCCCCCTCAATCCCCTAATCTCTGCCAAGGTCCTCACCTCCCTTCCCTGTCAATGCCCCCAATCTCTGCAAAGGCCTCCCCCTCAATCCCCTAAACTCTGCCAAGGTCCCATTTCCTTCGCTGCCAATGACCCCTATCTCTGCAAAGGCCTCCCCCTTAATCCCCTAATCTCTGTCAAGGTCCCCACCTCCTTTCTCTGCCAAAGGCCCCTATCTCTGAAAAGGTCTCCCCTTCAATCCCTTAGTATATGCCAAGGTCCTAACCTCCCttacctgacaataccccttatcTCGGCCAAGTCCAACCCCTCAATACACAAATCTCTGCCAAGGTCCCCACTTTCCTTCCCTGCCAATGCTCCCTATCTCTGAAAAGGCCTCCTCCTCAATCCCTTAATCTCTGCTAAGGTCTCCACCTCCCTTCCCTGCCAAACACCCTATCTCGTCTAAGGCATCCTCCTCCAAACCTTATCTCTGCCTAGGTCCCCACCTCCCTTCTTTGCCAAAACCCCCTATCTCGGCTAAGGCCTCCCGCTCCACCCCTAATCTCTGCTAAGGTCCCCACCTCCCTTCCCTGCCAATGCCTCCTATCTCTGCAAAGGCCTCTCCTTCAATCCCCTAATATCTGCCAAGGTCCCCACCTACCTTCCCTGTCAATGCCCCTATTTCTGCAAAGGCCTCCCCCTCAATCCCCTAATCTCGGCCAAGGTCCCCACAGGCCTTCCCTGCCAGTCCCCCCTATCTCAGCAAAGGCCTTCCCCTCAAATCTCTAATATCTGCCAAGATCCCAAACCTTCCTTTTCTGTCAATGCCCACTATCTCTGCGAAGGCCTCCCCCTCAATCCCCTAATATCAGCCAAGGTTGCCCCCTGCTTTCCCTGTCAATGCCCCTTATCTCTGCAAAGGCCTCCCCTTCAATCCCTAAATCTCTGCAAAGGTCCCTACCCCACTTTCCTGCCAATGCCCCCTATCTCTGCAAAGTCATCCCCCTCGATCCCCTAATCTATGCCAAGGGCCCCACCTCCCTTCCCTGCTAAAACCCCCTATCTCTGCAAAGGCCTCCCCCTCCACCCATAATCTCTGCCAAGGTCCCCACCTCCCATCCTTGCCAAAACCCCCTATCTCGGTTAAGGCCTCCCCCGCCACCCA from Palaemon carinicauda isolate YSFRI2023 chromosome 35, ASM3689809v2, whole genome shotgun sequence includes:
- the LOC137627163 gene encoding uncharacterized protein, with the protein product MYYPLGHLVLTAPVVEDLKSPPPFHFNAPYLYEGVPLNPLISAKSPTSFQCPYPQYRPRPPPQPLISAKVPTSLLFQCPLYLQRPPPQSPNLCQGPHLPSLSMPQSLQRPPLQSPNLCQDPHLLSLSMPPISARPPPPPLISAKVPTSLPCQCPLSRLRPPPPSLISTNVPISLPCQCPLSLQWTPLQSPDLCQGPHLPPISMPPISAKVPTSLTFQCPLSLQSGPPQPPNLCQVPHLPSMPIPAISAKVPTPLSCQCPLSLQSHPPRSPNLCQGPHLPSLLKPPISAKASPSTHNLCQGPHLPSLPKPPISVKASPATHILCHGSVLHSIPIQPNPTKASLSTLYLCQGTHLPSLAMPPISAKASPSIT